In Desulfurella sp., one genomic interval encodes:
- a CDS encoding biotin-dependent carboxyltransferase family protein, whose protein sequence is MKLLVKKPGLFSSIQDLGRKSYQKYGISQSGALDEYAFILANMLLGNDEKEAVLELTFLGAEFEVLEGGTISITGADMSAKVNNKTVPMWETIELSKGDTLTFELAKEGCRTYIALGGGIDSIPILGSRSTYIRAKLGGLNGDIIKEGDVIKSKSCLNKNKYRLPEEFIPKYSKDNIIRVILGPQLNYFTEKGIKTFLNEKFIFTNDMNRMACRLYGPSIEHKLNANIISDGTPNGAIQVPADGKLIILLNDRQTTGGYPKIACVVTVDIQKIAQAQPNDTLSFKPISVIKAHLLYKNYLNNLTQIRKVLNLLSE, encoded by the coding sequence ATGAAATTATTAGTTAAAAAACCAGGGCTATTTTCTTCAATCCAAGATCTCGGTAGAAAATCTTACCAAAAATATGGAATATCACAATCTGGAGCTTTAGATGAATATGCTTTTATTTTGGCCAATATGCTTTTAGGTAATGATGAAAAAGAAGCGGTTTTAGAATTAACTTTTCTGGGTGCTGAATTTGAAGTTTTGGAAGGAGGTACAATATCAATAACAGGTGCAGATATGTCTGCTAAGGTTAACAACAAAACCGTTCCTATGTGGGAAACAATAGAACTTTCAAAAGGAGATACTCTTACTTTTGAATTAGCCAAAGAAGGATGCAGAACATATATAGCTCTAGGAGGCGGCATAGATTCAATACCAATATTAGGTAGCAGGTCCACCTATATAAGAGCAAAGTTAGGTGGATTAAATGGCGATATTATAAAAGAAGGCGATGTTATAAAATCTAAATCATGTTTGAATAAAAATAAATACCGCCTTCCAGAAGAGTTTATTCCTAAATATTCAAAAGATAATATTATTAGAGTAATATTGGGACCACAATTAAATTATTTTACAGAAAAAGGTATTAAAACTTTTTTGAATGAAAAATTTATATTTACTAACGATATGAATCGCATGGCATGTAGGCTCTATGGTCCATCAATTGAACATAAATTAAATGCAAATATTATTTCAGATGGTACGCCAAATGGAGCTATTCAAGTACCAGCAGATGGCAAACTTATTATTCTTTTAAATGACAGACAAACTACTGGAGGTTACCCAAAAATTGCCTGTGTCGTAACTGTGGATATTCAGAAAATTGCTCAAGCACAACCAAATGACACTTTAAGTTTTAAACCAATTTCTGTTATTAAAGCCCATCTGCTATATAAAAACTACTTAAACAATCTAACTCAAATAAGGAAAGTATTAAATTTGCTATCTGAGTAA
- a CDS encoding 5-oxoprolinase subunit PxpA gives MFAIDLNSDIGESFGVYKIGSDEKLINYITSANIACGLHAGDPIVMNNTILIAKNHNVSIGAHPSYPDLQGFGRRNMILSVEEIEYFVLYQLGALYAFCRSNNVELKHVKAHGALYNMASKDINIAIAVANAVKKFDDKLIFVGLSNSKLIEAGERFGLKTAREIFADRMYDENGFLVSRKISGSVIDNIDLVIERAINMIKYQKATSINGKIINIKGDTICIHGDNPKAKDLVEYLREAFKRNNIDILPLSEIIK, from the coding sequence ATGTTTGCCATTGATTTAAATTCTGATATTGGAGAAAGTTTTGGTGTTTATAAAATTGGCTCTGATGAAAAGTTAATTAATTATATAACGTCAGCTAATATAGCTTGTGGATTACACGCAGGTGATCCAATTGTCATGAATAATACTATCTTAATAGCAAAAAATCACAATGTTAGTATTGGTGCTCATCCTAGTTATCCTGATTTGCAGGGATTTGGAAGAAGGAATATGATTTTATCTGTAGAAGAAATTGAATATTTTGTCTTATACCAGTTAGGCGCATTATACGCGTTTTGTAGGTCAAATAATGTAGAATTAAAACATGTAAAAGCTCATGGTGCTTTGTATAATATGGCTTCTAAAGATATAAATATAGCAATTGCTGTTGCAAATGCTGTTAAAAAATTTGATGACAAATTAATATTTGTTGGATTATCAAACTCTAAACTTATAGAAGCTGGAGAAAGATTTGGGTTAAAAACAGCTCGTGAAATATTTGCAGATAGAATGTATGATGAAAATGGTTTTTTGGTATCAAGAAAAATATCCGGTTCTGTTATAGATAATATCGATTTGGTAATTGAGAGAGCTATTAATATGATTAAATACCAAAAAGCAACTAGCATAAATGGTAAAATCATTAACATAAAAGGCGATACAATATGCATCCATGGTGATAATCCAAAAGCAAAAGACCTTGTGGAGTATTTACGCGAAGCATTTAAAAGAAATAATATAGATATATTGCCCCTTTCAGAAATAATAAAATGA
- a CDS encoding MBL fold metallo-hydrolase translates to MGLTKWRSILSGLPITSNRGFVGWSSVSLIEFDNHLGLFDTGTEGSREIIIKSLQTMNISTMDIEFIILSHLHFDHFINVELFPRAKIYTTEQELNYALSKEPEEHNDFNYVKSSINFFKNSFIIVDYETQIYGGKIIHLPGHTKGSLGFETENCIFAGDALKYFIEAKTGQTTYAYYNKELADNSIKKILLKNKIIVPGHDPAFKFENDSIISLYDASVEIYKRRDSFVNITIKDI, encoded by the coding sequence ATGGGCTTAACAAAATGGCGCTCAATTTTAAGTGGTTTACCAATAACATCAAATAGAGGTTTTGTTGGTTGGAGCAGCGTATCTTTAATAGAATTTGATAATCACTTAGGTTTGTTTGATACTGGAACAGAAGGTTCGCGTGAGATTATTATCAAAAGTTTACAAACAATGAATATAAGTACTATGGATATAGAATTTATTATCCTATCACACCTTCATTTTGACCATTTTATTAATGTTGAATTATTTCCTAGGGCAAAAATTTATACAACTGAACAAGAGTTGAATTATGCACTTTCAAAAGAACCAGAAGAACATAATGACTTTAATTATGTTAAATCTTCAATTAATTTTTTTAAAAACAGTTTTATTATTGTAGACTATGAAACACAAATTTATGGTGGCAAAATAATACATTTGCCAGGGCATACTAAAGGTTCTTTAGGATTTGAAACTGAAAATTGTATATTTGCGGGTGATGCATTAAAATACTTTATTGAAGCCAAAACTGGACAAACAACATACGCTTATTATAACAAAGAGTTAGCGGATAATTCAATTAAAAAAATATTATTAAAAAACAAGATTATTGTACCTGGCCACGATCCTGCTTTTAAATTTGAAAATGATAGTATTATTTCGTTATATGATGCTTCTGTTGAAATTTATAAAAGAAGGGATTCATTTGTAAATATAACTATAAAAGATATATAA
- the pxpB gene encoding 5-oxoprolinase subunit PxpB codes for MSFLKKARFLPAGDKALVVEFGNEISEEINNIVINLSFFIETLNLPEIEEVVPTYRSLLIYYNPTRSNIIELKEKIEGLIENLTMIKPKEPKTFFVPVLYGGEFGPDLSFVAEFNNISESEVIRLHTSVKYKIYMIGFAPGFPYLGGMLEKISTPRLETPRKLVKAGSVGIAGKQTGIYPIDDPGGWRIIGRTPIKIYNPLNDPPVLFLPGDYIKFEAISHNEYDQIVKQVELGKYKIVSVYQK; via the coding sequence ATGAGTTTTTTAAAAAAAGCAAGATTTCTGCCAGCAGGTGACAAAGCTTTAGTTGTTGAATTCGGTAATGAAATATCAGAAGAAATAAATAATATTGTTATCAATTTGAGCTTCTTTATTGAAACATTAAATCTACCTGAAATAGAAGAAGTTGTACCTACTTATCGCTCTTTATTAATCTATTACAATCCAACTCGCTCGAATATTATTGAACTTAAAGAAAAAATAGAAGGTTTAATTGAAAACTTAACTATGATAAAACCTAAAGAACCAAAAACTTTTTTTGTACCTGTATTATATGGAGGAGAATTTGGTCCCGATCTATCTTTTGTTGCTGAATTTAATAATATAAGCGAATCCGAAGTCATACGATTACATACTAGTGTTAAATATAAAATTTACATGATCGGATTTGCTCCAGGATTTCCTTATCTTGGAGGAATGTTAGAAAAAATATCTACTCCGCGACTAGAAACGCCACGCAAACTTGTTAAAGCAGGATCTGTTGGTATAGCAGGCAAACAAACCGGCATTTATCCAATTGATGATCCTGGTGGTTGGAGAATTATTGGCAGAACTCCAATAAAAATATATAATCCATTAAATGATCCCCCCGTATTATTTTTACCAGGCGATTATATAAAGTTTGAAGCAATTTCACACAATGAATACGATCAAATTGTAAAACAAGTTGAGTTGGGAAAGTATAAAATTGTATCGGTATATCAAAAATGA